In the Campylobacter lari genome, AAAGATTAAGAGAGGTAGAAAAATCCGTATTGAGCTATGGTTATGGTCTGAAAACAACTTTCATGCAACTTCTAGCTGCTTATAATGTATTTAACAATGATGGAATTTATATCACACCGCAAATTGCAAATAAAATTTATCAAGATGGACGCTTAATAAAACTTGATGATGAAGTTAAAAAAGAAAAAATTCTCTCAAGTAAAGCTGCCAAAGAAATGCAACAAATTTTAATCAATGTTATAGAAAAAGGAACAGGTAAAAAAGCACAAACTCAAGGCATTATCATAGGTGGTAAAACAGGTACAGCTAGGATTGCTGAGAGAAAAGGCTATACTTCAAATCGCTACAATGCTTCATTTTTTGGCTTTGCAAATGATGAGAAAAATAATTATACCATAGGGGTTTTGGTAAGAAATCCTACCAAGGCTTATAGTTATTACGCTGCACAAAGTGCTTTACCTATGTTTAAAGATACAGTAAATCTTATGATAAAAGAAAGTTATTTAAAACCAAATCAACAGGGATTAATTAATGGAAATTAACTATTATAATAATCTTTGTAGTGAAATGTATGATATTTTACATAATAAAGCACCTCAAGACGAATTAGATTTTTATTTATCATATGCTAAAAAAGAATATAAAATTTTAGAACCTTTATGTGGAAACGGAAGATTTATGATTCCTTTTTTAACACAAGGTTTTGATATTATAGGAATAGATTCTTCTGAGGAAATGTTAAGAAAACTAAAACAAAAATATCCCCTTGCGCAAACATTTTGCGCTGATTTTTTAAAATATAATTTCAAAGAAAAATATGATTATATATTTATCCCATCAGGATCAATTTCTCTATTTACTAATATCACAGAATGCAAGATTGTTTTAAAAAACATAAAAAACGCATTAAAGAAAGATGGAGTATTTGTATTTGCAGTAGACAGCATAAACACAAAAAGCTATAATGATGATAACTATAAAATAACATCATCGGTATCAACTCATAACGGCTTCAATCTTGTGTTGAAAAATAAAAGTTACTTTGACGAAAAAACACAAACTCAATTTTATCCTAGCATATATGAACTATACGATGAAGATAAATTAATAAAAAGCGAATATATGGATTTTCAAA is a window encoding:
- a CDS encoding class I SAM-dependent methyltransferase, with amino-acid sequence MEINYYNNLCSEMYDILHNKAPQDELDFYLSYAKKEYKILEPLCGNGRFMIPFLTQGFDIIGIDSSEEMLRKLKQKYPLAQTFCADFLKYNFKEKYDYIFIPSGSISLFTNITECKIVLKNIKNALKKDGVFVFAVDSINTKSYNDDNYKITSSVSTHNGFNLVLKNKSYFDEKTQTQFYPSIYELYDEDKLIKSEYMDFQIHLYRQGEMEDYLKEVGFTKINSYFSFSKTLINSNQSDFFLYECSH